CGATGCTCGACGACGACCGGGTGCTCGTCTTCGGCGAGGACGTCGGGCAGCTCGGCGGCGTCTTCCGGATCACCGACGGCCTCCAGGCCCGCTTCGGTGACAAGCGCTGCTTCGACACCCCGCTCGCCGAGGCCGGCATCGTCGGCTTCGCCGTCGGACTGGCCATGTCCGGGCTGCGCCCGGTGGTGGAGATGCAGTTCGACGCGTTCGCGTACCCGGCGTTCGAGCAGATCGCCTCGCACGTGGCGAAGCTGCGCAACCGCACCCGCGGCGCGCTCGGCGTGCCGATGGTCATCCGGGTGCCCTACGCCGGCGGCATCGGCGGGGTCGAGCACCACTGCGACTCGTCCGAGGCGTACTACGCGCACACCCCGGGGCTGAAGGTGGTCACCCCGGCGACCGTCGAGGACGCGTACTCGCTGCTGCGGGAGGCGATCGACGATCCCGACCCGGTCGTCTTCATGGAGCCGAAGAAGCTCTACTTCGCCAGCGCCGAGGCGGAGCTGCCGGCGCGGACCGCGCCGTTCGGGCGGGCCGTCGTGCGCCGGGCCGGCACCGACGCCACCCTGGTCGCGTACGGGCCGGCGGTGCCGGTCGCGCTGGAGGCCGCCGAGGCCGCCCGCGAGGAGGGCTGGGACCTGGAGGTGGTGGACGTCCGGACCATCGTGCCGTTCGACGACGCCACCATCGCCTCGTCGGTCCGCAAGACCGGCCGGTGTGTGGTGATCTCCGAGGCGCAGGGCTTCGCCGGGGTCGGCGCGGAGATCGCCGCCCGGGTGCAGGAACGCTGCTTCCACGCGCTGCACGCCCCGGTGCTGCGGGTCTCCGGCCTCGACATCCCCTACCCGGCGCCGATGCTGGAGCACACCCACCTGCCGTCGGTGGACCGGGTGCTGGACACCGTGGCCCGGCTCCAGTGGGACGACCAGCCCGACACCCGGTGGGTGGCGGCATGAGGGAGCGTAGCGAGCGAATCATCAGGCACAGCCGGCTGACGGCTCGTGCCGGTGCCGACCGAAGGGAGGGATCGGCATGACGGCCACGACGGGCACCCGGGACTTCCTCCTGCCCGACCTGGGGGAGGGGCTGAGCGAGGCGGAGATCGTCGAGTGGCGGGTCGCCGTCGGCGACGTGGTCACCGTGGACCAGTCGGTCGTCGAGGTGGAGACCGCCAAGGCGGTCGTCGACGTGCCCTGCCCGTACGCCGGCCGGGTCGTCGCGCTGCACGGCGCGGCCGGTGAGGTACGCCCGGTCGGCCAGCCGCTGATCACCATCGCGCCGCTGGACGGCGCCGGCTCCGACGACGCGGAGCCCGCCGGGCACGCCACCTACCGCGAGGAGGAGCGGGCCGGCTCCGGCAACGTCCTCATCGGGTACGGCACCGGCCATGGCGGCTCCGGCCGGCAGCGCCGCCGGCCGCGCCTGGCCGTGGCCCGGAACCCACCGGCAGCGGGCGGACCCGGCGGACCCCGGAATCGGTCAGCCGGCCGGGCCGTCCCGACCGGGCCCGGCCGCCGCGCCGGCTCCGGCCGCCGCGCCGGCTCCGGCCGCCGCGCCGGCTCCGGCCGCCGCGCCGGCTCCGGCCGCCGCGCCGGCTCCGGCCGCCGCGCCGGCTCCGGCCGCCGCGCCGGCTCCGTCCGACGGGTCGGACCGGGGCGGGGCGGTCGACGGCGGCTCCGCCGGCCGGTCGGCTCCGCTGGTCATCTCGCCGATCGTCCGGCGGCTGGCGAAGGAACACGGCGTCGACCTCGCCGCGCTGCGCGGTACCGGACCCGGTGGCGTGATCCGCCGGGCCGACGTGGAGGCCGCCCGGGCCACGCCCGCGCTCGCCGCCGTGCCCGACACCCCGACCGCGCACGTCGGGCTCGCCGCCGACGGTGACGTCGTCATCCCGCTCACCGGCATCCGCAAGGCCATCGCCGACAAGCTCTCCCGCAGCCGCCGGGAGATCCCCGAGGTGACCATCTGGGTCGACGTGGACGCCACCGGGCTGCTGGCGACCCGGTCCGCGATCAACGCGGCCACCCCGGACGCCCCGGTGAGCATCCTCGCCCTGCTGGCCCGGATCTGCCTCAGCGGGCTCCGGAAGTATCCGCAGCTCAACGCGCGGGTCGACAGCGAGGGGCAGCGGATCGTCCAGTCCGCCGGTGTGCACCTGGGCATCGCCGCGCAGACCGACCGGGGTCTGGTCGTCCCGGTGCTGCGCGACGCCCAGCGGCTCACCACCCGGGAGTTGGCCGCGGCGCTGGCCGAGACGACCGCCGCCGCGCGGGCCGGCACCCTGCCCCCGGCGCGGCTGACCGGCGGCACCTTCACGCTCAACAACTACGGCGTGTTCGGGGTGGACGGCTCCACGCCGATCATCAACCACCCCGAGGCGGCGCTGCTCGGGGTGGGGCGGATCGTCGACAAGCCGTGGGTGGTGGACGGGCAGCTCGCCGTCCGCAAGGTCACCCAGCTCAGCCTCACCTTCGACCACCGGGTCTGCGACGGTGGCGTGGCCGGCGGCTTCCTGCGCCACGTCGCCGACTGCGTCGAGCAGCCCGCGCTGCTGGTGGCGAACGTCTGACCGGGCGGCCCGGCCCGACCCGGGGCCGGGCCGCGCCGTTTCTCCCTCGGGGGACCGGGAATGCCAGCCGGGCCGTCGAGGGGAGGTGCCGGATGGTCTACCCCCAGCTGCCCAGCGCCGGGC
The Micromonospora sp. R77 DNA segment above includes these coding regions:
- a CDS encoding alpha-ketoacid dehydrogenase subunit beta, which encodes MATMTMAKALNAALADAMLDDDRVLVFGEDVGQLGGVFRITDGLQARFGDKRCFDTPLAEAGIVGFAVGLAMSGLRPVVEMQFDAFAYPAFEQIASHVAKLRNRTRGALGVPMVIRVPYAGGIGGVEHHCDSSEAYYAHTPGLKVVTPATVEDAYSLLREAIDDPDPVVFMEPKKLYFASAEAELPARTAPFGRAVVRRAGTDATLVAYGPAVPVALEAAEAAREEGWDLEVVDVRTIVPFDDATIASSVRKTGRCVVISEAQGFAGVGAEIAARVQERCFHALHAPVLRVSGLDIPYPAPMLEHTHLPSVDRVLDTVARLQWDDQPDTRWVAA